The sequence tGTTCTCCCGGGGAGAAACGGCCTTTTTCGTTCGTCCCCTCGGCCGCCAGCCCCACAGGGGCGTGGGGGTCCCAGCCCTGGCTGAGTGCACGTCGGTGGCGAGTGGGCCCGGGCGCTTAGGCGGCCAGAGGGACCCAGCGGCGGGGTGAGGCGGGTAGGCGCTCCTGCCCCTGCCAagaccaggccaggcagcatccACGCCCTCCTGCGGAAGATCGCAGGGAACAGGTGGGCGCTATCATCTGTGCCCTGGTTTTCCGGAGGAGCCGAGGGAGGCTGAGCGGGTGAGGAAGCGGCCAGCCATGCCGGACCCACTCACCTGCACGTCTGCCTGGCGAGGGCAGGGAAGAGCCGCGGCCTTCCTCTGCTGATCCTTCCAGAGGGCAGGAGCCGTGGTGGAGGTGCCCGCCCGATGGCATCGCCGGAGGCTGAGCTCCCAGCAGCGGCTGAGGTCCTCCCTGGGTGGGAGCCACCCTTGTCCCCAGCTGGGCCAGAGGCTGGTGAAGGAGGGGGTGGTACCCGTGCCACGCCAGCAGAGCCCCAGGCGGTGCAGGGAGAGCTTCAGTCCGGCTGACGTGGCACTAGGGCCAGTCTGCTCAGCTAACATTTGCCTTTCAGGAGTCAGATTCCTGACCTGTTTGAACAGAGTTAGGGAGCACGTGGTAAGGCCCAGCCCCAGCGGTGCTGCCCCCATCTGCTTCTTCCCCGTGGTCGAGGCGCTCTGCACCCTCCGCGGAGGGAGGTATCATTGTTTGCCCTTCACAAAGAGGGGGATGCAGAAGTGGGTGCCGCCTCTCAGGCGTCGGGCTCACCCCTTGCCGCTCTCGAGTTCAAAGAACCCAAGAACCAGGAGCCCAGGGCTTGACCTTCTAGGGTCCTCCAAAACCCTGTGGTCCCACCCAGGTGGGCACTAAGCTATGGGAGAGACCATAGCTGCAGAAGCCAATTCTGCCATAGGCGTAAAATGCAAGGTCTCTCTGGACCCCAGGGCAGGGATGGTAGAAAGCAGCTTCTGTTGGCTCCTAGGGGTGTGAATCACTACATCACCTGCAGGGGGCCGCTGCCTTTCTTCCCCTGGCCTCCCTAATCCTGAGTGATGGAGACAGCTAGCAGCAGTTGGTAGCCTGGTGTGGAGTGGAGGGTTCCTGCACCCTGCGCCTGAGCCCATCCAGCCTCTGGGCCATAGACTCTTCTGTTGAAGGTCCAGCCTGCTCCTGAGATGCTGTGTGCCCTTTTTCAACTTCCTTAGTCTCTGAGCATCAGGTCTTCATCTCTAAGATAGAGCAAGATGAGCACCTAAACGTTTCAGGGCTGAAATGGGGTTGCCAGGACGACAAGCATGGCAGGGGCGAATGGGGACATCAGGTGACTGGCTGCGAGCCAGCAGAGGCCTCCACCCAGTGCTGGGAGGTGTCCCGCCCGTGGTGGCCATCACTGTTCCTGGTGGGGCTTTGTTGCCTTTGCCTGCAGCATCCGCTGGTTTCTCCATTCTCCCAGTCTCTACCCCTGCTCACACTTGGAGGCTGGACACAAACGTCACCACCTCCCTGAACCCCCTAGGTGGGCTGGGATCAGCACCTGGTGCAAAGCTGTGTAGCCACTGCTGTACCACGTGATGCAGAGCACACAGGACAGGCTCTTGTATGTCCAGGCTGTGCCAGGAAACCCGCTGCCTTTGTGTCATCACAGCCTTGGGCACGGTGTGTCCTTGGTGTCTCCGCCAGGTCAGCTCCTCCCATTAGCTGTGCTGTCCGGCATGGGGGCCGCTGGTGCTTGCTGTGAGACTGAGCTAGGCTCTAAGTATAAACTACATGGTGGGTTGTGAAGGATGCAGATGTCGAATcgatcatttttttattgcacattaaaatgagaatatcttGGATGTatcagattaaataaaatactattaaattttatttcaccttttttttttttttttgacatagctGCTAGGAAATATAAAACTCCATATGGGGCTGGTGTCATATTTCCACTGGACAGTGCTGGTCTAGGAGGCAGGCACTCAGCGCCCCTAGCCTGTGCTTATAGCCTCCTATGATAGGGGGCCTGAAATGCCGGAGGCTGCCGAGTGGACCTGGCTGTTTGCTCACCACTGGCGGGCCTGTGGCGGTCCTCCAGGGAGCCCCCGGCAGAGCAGCGGTCTCAGTGAACGCAGGACGGACCCTCGCCATGAGCCTCTGCCCCTCTTTCCTACCTGGTGTAAAATAGCAGCGGCAAGTATGTCTGGGTGCTTGTGGAGGTTTACTGGGCAGGCCTGCTCCCCGCTGGATGCTGTCCTCCGCCCCTGACACGGACCCGTAGTCCTGGACACTGAAGCTGGAGGCTTGGcctggagagaggaagaggaagtctCTGTGAGA is a genomic window of Chlorocebus sabaeus isolate Y175 chromosome 12, mChlSab1.0.hap1, whole genome shotgun sequence containing:
- the LOC103239624 gene encoding LOW QUALITY PROTEIN: uncharacterized protein C9orf163 (The sequence of the model RefSeq protein was modified relative to this genomic sequence to represent the inferred CDS: substituted 1 base at 1 genomic stop codon); this translates as MPDPLTCTSAWRGQGRAAAFLCXSFQRAGAVVEVPARWHRRRLSSQQRLRSSLGGSHPCPQLGQRLVKEGVVPVPRQQSPRRCRESFSPADVALGPVCSANICLSGVRFLTCLNRVREHVVRPSPSGAAPICFFPVVEALCTLRGGRYHCLPFTKRGMQKWVPPLRRRAHPLPLSSSKNPRTRSPGLDLLGSSKTLWSHPGGH